A part of Methanomassiliicoccales archaeon genomic DNA contains:
- a CDS encoding recombinase family protein: MHLRVVLYARVSTADQENENQLVMLRRYAEAQGLTVVGEISDECSGRTPIRKGLDMVVRMAREKRMEAVLCVRIDRMMRSVKHFIGLNDLLESYGVRIICTSDGLDYGTPIGKLVRGVLLQVAEFEVELISTRTKEGLERRRAEGVVLGRRAVKVDVERAVHLITQGIPKSKVAEMLGTNRATLNNRLRQAGLAHLVSPPTRGAKTKGIPAEASLLKYSDTKIDATENERLISGGDR; the protein is encoded by the coding sequence GTGCATCTGAGGGTCGTCCTGTATGCCAGGGTCTCAACGGCAGATCAGGAGAACGAGAATCAGCTTGTCATGCTCAGACGATATGCCGAGGCACAAGGCTTAACAGTCGTCGGAGAGATCTCCGACGAGTGCTCAGGCCGGACCCCGATAAGGAAGGGCCTAGACATGGTCGTTAGGATGGCCAGGGAGAAGAGGATGGAGGCCGTCCTGTGCGTAAGGATTGACCGGATGATGAGAAGTGTCAAGCACTTCATCGGACTGAACGACCTGCTCGAATCTTACGGGGTCAGGATCATCTGCACAAGCGACGGTCTCGATTATGGCACGCCCATCGGCAAGCTCGTAAGGGGTGTGCTTTTACAGGTGGCCGAGTTCGAGGTGGAGCTGATCTCCACCAGGACCAAGGAAGGCCTCGAGAGGCGTAGGGCCGAGGGTGTCGTCCTCGGCCGTAGGGCTGTCAAGGTCGATGTAGAGCGCGCAGTCCACCTCATAACACAAGGTATCCCCAAAAGCAAGGTGGCGGAGATGCTAGGCACGAATCGGGCCACACTCAACAACAGGCTTAGGCAGGCAGGCCTAGCTCATCTTGTCTCACCGCCGACAAGGGGAGCGAAAACAAAGGGTATCCCCGCGGAAGCCTCGTTGCTTAAATACTCCGATACCAAGATCGATGCGACAGAAAACGAGCGTTTGATTTCAGGGGGTGACCGATGA
- a CDS encoding methyltransferase domain-containing protein translates to MSLKLNLGCGTSPIDGYVNIDHMPGPRVDLVHDITQGLPYEDATVDEIYISHTLEHITEWEHLMPEFHRVLKSGGRLRIIVPHAPNYYTGHVRQFYPYTLDGFIKDRYSAEDRRTLENIPLFEQVDRTIRRRFWFQWHIKHYLGIDIPFPCPIGRPYEIEWDLRKV, encoded by the coding sequence ATGAGTCTCAAACTGAACCTCGGATGTGGCACCTCACCTATCGATGGCTACGTGAACATCGACCATATGCCAGGCCCAAGAGTAGATCTGGTCCATGATATAACTCAGGGACTCCCATATGAGGATGCGACTGTTGACGAGATCTATATCTCGCATACCCTCGAGCATATCACCGAATGGGAGCATCTGATGCCTGAGTTCCATCGCGTCCTCAAATCGGGAGGGAGGCTCCGGATCATCGTCCCGCATGCACCAAATTATTACACAGGCCATGTAAGGCAGTTCTACCCATACACACTGGACGGCTTTATCAAAGACCGCTACTCTGCCGAGGACAGGCGCACCCTCGAAAACATCCCGCTCTTCGAACAGGTTGACAGGACTATAAGGCGGAGATTCTGGTTCCAGTGGCACATCAAGCACTATCTAGGCATTGATATCCCATTCCCATGCCCGATAGGACGCCCATACGAGATTGAATGGGACCTCAGGAAGGTGTGA